From one Amphiura filiformis chromosome 13, Afil_fr2py, whole genome shotgun sequence genomic stretch:
- the LOC140168320 gene encoding uncharacterized protein, translating into MSYSSSSRGGGGGYDRDCKVYVGDLPENARKEELEDAFNHYGRLRSVWVARNPPGFAFIEFEDSRDAKDAVKELDGTRLCGGKEVKVEIASGLTKGWRPWWWRRLRWWWRLGRGWLWWWWRRIRPRPLRDRRTRVATHAESVDTLHVAVNMDADRVMERVQGMVVVVVVVDTAAVTAAAEEAVLGPVLAPTHRDATVATPEVAALLQRTKEDADRHSVHKTWSKLCEAKCG; encoded by the exons ATGTCTTATTCGTCTAGTagtagaggaggaggaggaggttatGACAGAGACTGCAAGGTGTACGTAGGAGATCTCCCAGAAAATGCAAGGAAAGAAGAACTTGAAGATGCCTTCAATCACTATGGTCGTCTGAGGAGCGTCTGGGTAGCAAGGAATCCACCAGGTTTTGCTTTCATCGAATTTGAAGACTCCAGAGATGCTAAAGATGCAGTCAAAGAACTGGATGGAAC ACGTCTCTGCGGTGGCAAAGAGGTCAAAGTTGAAATTGCCAGTGGACTGACGAAGGGGTGGCGGCCGTGGTGGTGGCGGCGGCTACGGTGGTGGTGGCGGCTAGGGAGGGGGTGGCTATGGTGGTGGTGGCGGCGGATACGGCCGAGGCCCCTGCGTGACAGACGAACGAGAGTTGCTACGCATGCGGAGAGCGTGGACACTTTGCACGTGGCTGTAAACATGGACGCGGACCGGGTGATGGAGAGGGTTCAAggaatggtggtggtggtggtggtggtagatACAGCAGCAGTTACAGCAGCAGCAGAAGAAG CCGTTCTAGGTCCCGTTCTCGCTCCAACTCACCGAGACGCAACCGTCGCTACACCAGAAGTCGcag CCCTTCTCCAAAGGACTAAAGAAGATGCTGATCGCCATTCAGTACACAAGACGTGGTCCAAACTGTGTGAAGCTAAATGTGGGTGA
- the LOC140168322 gene encoding uncharacterized protein: MSRGYDRDCKVYVGDLPNNARKEELEDAFNRYGDLKSVWVARNPPGFAFIEFEDSRDAKDAVRELDGTRLCGGREVKVEIASGRRRGGGGGGGGGYGGGGGGGYGGGGGGYGRGPPRDRRNESCYACGERGHFARDCKHGRRPGDGEGQRGGSGGGGRYNSRRSRSRSRSRSNSPRRNYRDSRSRSRSPSPKN, translated from the exons ATGTCTAGAGGCTACGACAGAGACTGCAAGGTGTACGTAGGAGATCTCCCCAACAACGCAAGAAAAGAAGAACTTGAAGATGCCTTCAATCGCTATGGTGACTTGAAGAGCGTGTGGGTAGCAAGGAATCCACCAGGTTTTGCTTTCATCGAGTTTGAAGACTCCAGAGACGCTAAAGACGCAGTCAGAGAGCTTGACGGAAC ACGTCTTTGTGGCGGCAGAGAGGTCAAAGTCGAAATTGCCAGTGGACGACGcagaggtggtggtggtggtggtggcggcggctatggtggtggtggtggtggcggctACGGTGGTGGAGGTGGTGGATACGGCAGGGGTCCACCACGCGACAGACGCAATGAGAGTTGCTACGCATGTGGCGAACGTGGACACTTTGCCCGTGACTGTAAACACGGACGCAGACCTGGTGATGGAGAAGGCCAGAGGGGTGGTAGCGGTGGCGGTGGCAGATACAACAGTAGAAGAAG CCGTTCTAGGTCCCGTTCTCGCTCCAACTCACCAAGACGTAACTACCGTGACAGCCGGAGCAGAAGTCGCAG CCCATCTCCAAAGAACTGA